From Phycisphaeraceae bacterium, the proteins below share one genomic window:
- a CDS encoding MATE family efflux transporter: MAVTLASDFGSYRRIFIASAPLVLSQSGLMLMHLTDRLLVSWYSTDAIAAIGPASMLFYALAAVFLGMAGYTTTFVAQYVGAGRFRRVGAAVWQGIYLALAGGILLALVSLASGPVFRHIGHASAIVEMEITFFSIMCWGAPLFLLSATLAGFFSGRHDNVVIAAAQILGLIANALFAYVLIFGHWGMPRLGVTGAAMATVISQGVIVLVLAVVYFSRANREKFGTLADWPIDLSLLSRLLKYGLPAGTRFFLELIVWLLFLIFMGRVGEAELAATNIAQGLNGIAFFPTIGIGIAISAMVGQAQGANRSDLAERCVWRGLAVAEVWMLLCVAVFLAIPHTLVDVFHEHGDGAASFEEVLRAGVTILRFVALYCVFDAFNIILLGSLQGAGDTRWTLAASTVMHIGFLAGLVVLDHFHTGVMGMWGFVSAFVFTYATVWLFRFRSGKWKTMRVIEHMPAELETSQTKMQEEADHG; the protein is encoded by the coding sequence ATGGCTGTAACCCTTGCTTCTGATTTCGGCTCGTATCGACGGATATTCATCGCATCTGCCCCGCTGGTGCTGTCACAGTCGGGTTTGATGTTGATGCATCTGACCGATCGCCTGCTCGTATCCTGGTATTCGACCGACGCCATCGCAGCGATCGGGCCGGCCAGCATGCTTTTTTATGCACTTGCCGCCGTATTTCTCGGCATGGCTGGCTATACGACAACCTTCGTCGCACAGTATGTCGGTGCGGGACGGTTCAGGCGGGTCGGGGCTGCCGTCTGGCAAGGGATTTATCTGGCACTGGCCGGAGGAATCCTGCTCGCACTGGTCTCGCTTGCTTCCGGGCCTGTGTTTCGACACATCGGTCACGCCTCGGCGATTGTGGAAATGGAGATAACCTTCTTTTCGATCATGTGCTGGGGAGCACCGCTTTTTCTCTTGTCCGCCACCCTTGCGGGGTTCTTCAGCGGACGACATGACAACGTGGTTATTGCTGCAGCGCAAATCCTCGGCCTGATCGCCAATGCGCTCTTCGCTTACGTCCTTATTTTTGGTCATTGGGGTATGCCGCGACTGGGAGTGACTGGCGCGGCGATGGCAACGGTCATCAGCCAGGGCGTGATCGTACTGGTGCTTGCCGTTGTGTATTTCAGCCGAGCAAACCGTGAAAAATTCGGCACGCTCGCCGATTGGCCGATCGACCTGTCTCTGTTAAGCCGTCTGCTGAAATACGGACTTCCCGCAGGTACACGATTTTTTCTCGAATTGATCGTCTGGTTGTTGTTCCTCATCTTCATGGGACGGGTCGGCGAAGCGGAACTCGCCGCAACAAACATCGCGCAAGGACTCAACGGCATCGCCTTCTTTCCCACGATCGGTATCGGAATCGCCATCTCTGCGATGGTCGGCCAGGCGCAGGGCGCTAACCGGTCAGATCTGGCGGAACGGTGCGTGTGGCGCGGTCTGGCGGTAGCCGAAGTATGGATGCTGCTCTGCGTCGCGGTATTCCTCGCCATCCCGCACACTCTGGTCGATGTGTTCCATGAACACGGCGATGGAGCAGCATCCTTTGAGGAAGTGCTACGGGCGGGAGTCACCATTCTTCGCTTCGTCGCCCTCTACTGCGTGTTTGACGCATTCAACATCATTCTTCTCGGATCACTGCAAGGGGCCGGCGACACACGCTGGACGCTTGCAGCCTCAACCGTCATGCATATAGGTTTTCTGGCCGGCCTGGTCGTACTCGACCATTTTCATACAGGCGTCATGGGCATGTGGGGGTTTGTGTCGGCCTTCGTTTTCACCTACGCGACGGTCTGGCTCTTCCGGTTCCGCAGCGGGAAATGGAAAACCATGCGCGTCATCGAGCACATGCCCGCGGAATTGGAAACATCACAAACGAAGATGCAGGAAGAAGCCGACCACGGGTAA
- the nadA gene encoding quinolinate synthase NadA: MIWQPPLPQRYTKMSPEELAAAIGARKKMLADKVVILGHHYQQDEVIQFADFTGDSFKLSQLAAERVKQVGAKYVVFLGVHFMAESADILAPDDVQVILPDMGAGCSMADMADYDEVVDAWEQIRSALEGTNTRVIPICYMNSSAAIKSFCGQNGGAVCTSSNCDKVFRWAMQGGETPLKPNEVVKILFIPDQHLGRNTAAAMGFDVDRDMVVWNPKAPEGLGGNDEEAIRRVTFYLWKGHCSVHKLFRPEHVDASRAEWPDVKVIVHPECQHDVVERADLSGSTEGIIKAIESSPPGSRWAVGTEVHLVLRLANAAAKRGVHVKMLSGCQCLCTTMYRIDMPHLLWVLDNLAEGRVVNQVKVHPQVKHWSLVALGRMLKITADANRAVINPVHAPQPGAV; encoded by the coding sequence ATGATTTGGCAACCGCCTCTACCTCAGCGTTACACGAAAATGAGTCCCGAAGAGCTCGCTGCCGCCATTGGTGCGCGCAAAAAGATGCTCGCGGACAAGGTCGTAATCCTCGGCCATCATTACCAGCAGGACGAAGTCATCCAATTTGCTGATTTCACGGGTGATTCGTTCAAGCTCAGCCAGCTCGCCGCTGAGCGTGTCAAACAGGTTGGCGCGAAATATGTTGTTTTCCTCGGTGTTCACTTCATGGCCGAGAGCGCGGACATTCTGGCTCCCGATGATGTTCAGGTGATTCTGCCTGATATGGGCGCCGGCTGTTCGATGGCTGACATGGCCGATTACGACGAAGTGGTGGATGCGTGGGAGCAGATTCGCTCTGCGCTGGAAGGCACTAATACCCGCGTGATTCCGATTTGCTACATGAATTCATCCGCCGCGATTAAGAGTTTCTGCGGTCAGAACGGCGGCGCAGTCTGCACCAGCTCGAATTGCGACAAGGTTTTCCGCTGGGCGATGCAGGGCGGCGAGACACCGCTCAAGCCGAATGAAGTCGTCAAGATTCTTTTCATTCCCGACCAACATCTGGGTCGAAATACCGCTGCTGCGATGGGCTTTGACGTTGACCGCGATATGGTGGTCTGGAACCCCAAAGCTCCCGAAGGGCTTGGCGGCAATGACGAGGAAGCAATTCGTCGTGTCACGTTTTATCTATGGAAGGGGCATTGCAGCGTTCACAAGCTCTTTCGTCCTGAACACGTTGATGCGAGTCGTGCCGAGTGGCCGGACGTGAAGGTGATCGTCCATCCCGAGTGTCAGCACGATGTGGTGGAGCGTGCGGACCTTTCCGGCTCGACCGAAGGCATCATCAAGGCGATCGAATCCTCACCGCCGGGCAGCAGGTGGGCCGTCGGAACGGAAGTGCATCTGGTTCTTCGTCTCGCCAACGCCGCCGCCAAGCGAGGGGTTCATGTGAAGATGCTCAGCGGCTGTCAGTGTCTCTGCACCACGATGTACCGCATTGATATGCCGCATCTGCTGTGGGTTCTGGACAATCTGGCGGAGGGGCGCGTGGTGAATCAGGTCAAGGTCCATCCGCAAGTCAAGCACTGGTCGCTGGTGGCGTTGGGACGGATGCTCAAAATCACCGCCGACGCCAACCGTGCAGTGATCAACCCGGTCCACGCGCCGCAGCCGGGAGCGGTCTGA
- a CDS encoding 4Fe-4S dicluster domain-containing protein — protein sequence MPTFQGGMEFPPGRTIRVPAPPETIPAHVIRLICHERPEVIAGQVVRQCQVLLAPSHVDSACHVSPVTGTVRQVRSINTFRGPAFEVTIEPSLTSVPAQLSVKPPDERKLDTWLSVMKQIGPWSTPDGGVGLMAQLDAARTNKPDTVICVGLDAFPPYPVRSSILISFPDEAVLGTLIIAELVGASNVMMLAARTASVLGRLRSSCAKYKVQLRGASDLYPSADPTLVAWSHAPKHRKLPRGGNPVSCGLLMMTPWSAVRIGRWFTQGKLDLARPMMIAWPEPDIPMTPSYALVGQPLASLEPRLAQVLTDKRQPVVIGNPMTGRDLVLPLENDVLTAGTATSVSEQTGKPATTPGVNAQDQTGPAKAMLQYEPVVPEDELLITVLPKINLRAAEPCISCGWCADVCPTRLRPIHLMEMALRGRNDHRLVDQLSWCIDCGLCSHVCPVSLPLAQTLRAAASSPQS from the coding sequence ATGCCCACCTTTCAAGGCGGCATGGAGTTCCCCCCGGGACGCACGATTCGCGTACCCGCGCCTCCGGAGACAATTCCGGCGCACGTCATCCGCTTGATATGCCACGAGCGTCCTGAAGTCATCGCGGGTCAGGTCGTGAGGCAATGTCAGGTGCTCCTGGCACCGTCGCATGTCGATTCAGCCTGCCACGTCAGTCCGGTGACGGGAACGGTTCGCCAGGTGCGCTCAATCAACACTTTCAGAGGGCCGGCTTTCGAGGTCACCATCGAACCGTCACTCACCAGCGTGCCCGCCCAACTTTCCGTCAAGCCCCCGGACGAACGCAAGCTCGATACGTGGCTCTCAGTGATGAAGCAGATCGGTCCGTGGAGCACACCCGATGGCGGCGTCGGGCTCATGGCGCAACTGGATGCAGCTCGTACCAACAAACCCGACACTGTAATCTGTGTCGGCCTCGATGCCTTCCCCCCCTACCCGGTTCGCAGCAGCATTCTGATCAGTTTTCCCGATGAGGCGGTGCTGGGCACCTTGATCATCGCGGAACTTGTCGGAGCATCGAATGTCATGATGCTTGCTGCCAGAACAGCCTCTGTGCTCGGACGATTGCGCAGCAGTTGCGCGAAATATAAAGTCCAGCTTCGCGGTGCCAGCGATCTCTACCCAAGCGCCGACCCCACACTCGTCGCATGGTCCCACGCGCCCAAACACCGTAAGCTCCCACGAGGCGGCAACCCCGTTTCCTGCGGCTTGTTGATGATGACGCCTTGGTCCGCTGTCCGAATCGGACGATGGTTCACTCAAGGCAAACTCGATCTGGCTCGACCAATGATGATCGCCTGGCCGGAGCCTGATATTCCGATGACGCCCTCTTACGCTTTGGTCGGCCAACCGCTTGCTTCACTCGAACCGCGACTCGCCCAAGTGTTAACGGATAAACGACAACCCGTCGTCATCGGCAACCCGATGACCGGACGTGACTTGGTGCTGCCTCTCGAAAATGACGTGCTGACAGCGGGCACGGCTACGTCGGTCTCTGAACAAACGGGAAAACCAGCGACCACACCAGGTGTAAATGCGCAGGATCAAACTGGACCAGCCAAAGCAATGCTCCAATATGAACCCGTCGTGCCGGAGGATGAACTGCTCATCACGGTATTGCCGAAGATCAATCTGCGTGCTGCTGAGCCGTGCATCTCCTGCGGCTGGTGTGCTGATGTCTGTCCGACACGCCTCCGGCCGATTCATTTGATGGAAATGGCACTGCGCGGCCGTAACGATCATCGTCTCGTCGATCAACTCAGTTGGTGTATCGATTGCGGGCTGTGTTCGCATGTGTGTCCGGTTTCGCTGCCGCTGGCGCAGACGTTGCGTGCCGCGGCGTCCAGTCCGCAAAGCTGA
- a CDS encoding RnfABCDGE type electron transport complex subunit D has translation MFLSAPTHDSKPPTNGPPWLGPILHRTQIDIHWMAVALVMVGSGMIFFGWRGLVEVCVVALVSFLTFLLITMVLHLLWAKHTSDSILHAIALSLLLGVILPPMTDLTVGILSAVLLGAVIPFVGRARRLRLHPVALALVFAWLLPTFVADHDLHSLEGAPQGSIEAVLRPDRIFIGDLRNYVESNNTMAEPWWNITNADLPDAVSRNDPGVQMLKERKRMLQVDTLMVNMLQAGELCRLEEVLLGSVPGSIGGSSRVLIILLGVYLMYRRMGTWQIPLIALLSAIAALLIMPLTTGGPEAARVTIVAERLFALPPRVAITYVSYFILASPLPLIMFLLAPMAAPMCGTGRALYGLMIGTFTIALLWALASPQAAYLSLVAASLLSRPLDVMKHSPFTKS, from the coding sequence ATGTTTCTGTCGGCTCCAACCCATGACAGTAAACCGCCAACGAACGGCCCGCCGTGGCTTGGACCGATCCTGCACCGTACACAGATCGACATTCACTGGATGGCGGTCGCACTAGTCATGGTCGGATCGGGAATGATTTTCTTCGGTTGGCGCGGATTGGTGGAAGTCTGCGTCGTGGCACTGGTTTCATTCCTGACCTTTCTGCTCATCACGATGGTGCTACATCTTCTCTGGGCCAAGCACACCAGCGATTCCATCCTTCACGCCATCGCGTTGAGCCTGTTGCTGGGCGTCATCCTTCCACCCATGACGGATTTGACGGTGGGAATATTGTCCGCAGTGCTGCTCGGAGCGGTCATTCCGTTTGTCGGTCGTGCGCGACGGCTGCGACTGCATCCGGTCGCACTGGCACTGGTGTTCGCGTGGCTGCTCCCCACATTCGTTGCCGATCACGACCTGCACTCGCTTGAAGGAGCTCCCCAGGGATCCATCGAAGCGGTGCTACGGCCAGATCGCATCTTTATCGGCGACCTGCGCAACTATGTCGAAAGCAACAATACGATGGCTGAGCCTTGGTGGAATATCACCAACGCCGATCTACCTGACGCCGTAAGCCGCAACGATCCCGGCGTCCAGATGCTCAAAGAACGCAAGCGGATGCTTCAGGTCGATACGCTCATGGTCAATATGCTTCAAGCCGGAGAACTCTGCCGACTCGAAGAAGTCCTGCTCGGATCGGTGCCCGGATCGATCGGCGGATCAAGCCGGGTGCTGATCATCCTATTGGGTGTTTATCTGATGTACCGGCGAATGGGTACGTGGCAGATACCGCTCATCGCTCTGCTTTCGGCTATCGCGGCTCTGCTCATCATGCCGCTGACTACAGGGGGGCCTGAAGCCGCGCGGGTAACCATCGTCGCTGAGCGGCTCTTTGCGCTGCCGCCGCGTGTCGCCATTACTTACGTGTCGTATTTCATCCTCGCGTCACCGCTGCCGCTGATTATGTTTCTGCTGGCACCGATGGCTGCGCCGATGTGCGGAACCGGACGGGCACTTTACGGCCTGATGATTGGAACCTTTACCATCGCTCTGCTTTGGGCGTTGGCCTCACCGCAGGCAGCGTACTTGAGCCTCGTCGCCGCAAGCCTGCTGAGCCGTCCGCTGGACGTGATGAAGCACAGCCCTTTCACAAAGTCATAG
- a CDS encoding ABC transporter permease subunit gives MSAFYEWLYYLVPANPLLVRIVQGASRRRGHLFVRMGYLGTLIAVVLFGLLTAGSLSGTQSLTALAKAGGQIFSIISYAQILLICLIAPVFMAGAIAAEQSGKTYNILLTTPLSNLQIVLGSLLGRLYFVLALLASGLPLFAVLLIFGGVPIRAVFVSFGIAGFSALMVGSVAITLAVLRAGGRKAVFLFVISIIGYLLVCYAIDAYILRGRWTVGVDGITVLTPLHPMLVLEATLGAARYRVPPPELIAHHSAWIRFYLGYPFAAFACLTSLASFVLVLWSALRIRQLGQGEPGWFRRSVMGRWLRLETGGERRRKPRDVWANPIAWREASTRGNRAAALLGRWGFIVIGLGAAAGAIILRHKGMLTDYDFRTTILTLLLTELVVILLIAIYMSAGSVSREREDGTLDLLLTTPITPRLYLWGKLRGLISFLAMLLSVPVLTVTMLAIYTFIGQRLHWQQVEVTRYRNTIQVRGSLMFPEAPLLLAMVIVPAIATCVVWGMRCSITSKGVLGAVTKSVGLIGALMAVGGFCGWTAADSIPVVGALMNALSPTTGLVMVVDPWSLASFIDNPGVGRISLLFAGLIAVAVHSIVVYSLLTTMVGTFDKSVRELAGAA, from the coding sequence ATGTCGGCGTTCTATGAGTGGCTCTACTATCTGGTCCCCGCCAATCCGCTGCTCGTGCGGATTGTGCAAGGCGCATCACGGCGAAGGGGGCACCTGTTCGTGCGGATGGGGTATCTGGGAACCCTCATCGCGGTGGTGTTGTTTGGGTTGCTTACCGCGGGCAGCCTCAGCGGTACTCAGAGTCTCACCGCGCTTGCGAAGGCAGGGGGGCAGATATTCAGCATCATCAGCTACGCGCAGATTCTGCTGATCTGTCTGATCGCGCCGGTCTTCATGGCTGGTGCAATCGCAGCCGAGCAGTCCGGCAAAACGTACAACATTCTGCTGACCACACCGCTGTCGAATCTCCAGATCGTGCTCGGCTCGCTGCTGGGGAGGCTTTATTTCGTTCTGGCACTGCTCGCCAGCGGATTACCGCTCTTTGCCGTTTTACTCATCTTCGGCGGCGTACCGATCCGAGCGGTGTTTGTGAGTTTCGGCATTGCCGGATTTTCGGCACTGATGGTCGGATCAGTTGCGATCACGCTGGCGGTACTTCGAGCCGGAGGGCGCAAGGCTGTTTTCCTCTTTGTCATCTCGATTATTGGTTATCTGTTGGTCTGCTATGCGATTGATGCCTATATCCTCCGCGGCCGCTGGACAGTGGGTGTGGATGGCATCACGGTGTTGACCCCGCTGCATCCGATGTTGGTGCTTGAAGCCACGCTAGGTGCTGCGCGTTATCGCGTACCGCCGCCGGAACTGATTGCGCACCACTCCGCATGGATTCGCTTTTATCTGGGCTACCCGTTCGCTGCCTTTGCGTGCCTGACATCATTGGCCAGTTTCGTACTTGTGTTGTGGAGCGCATTGCGCATTCGTCAGCTTGGTCAAGGTGAGCCGGGCTGGTTTCGGCGGAGCGTCATGGGCCGATGGCTGCGTCTGGAAACCGGCGGAGAACGACGCCGTAAACCTCGCGACGTGTGGGCGAATCCCATCGCATGGCGAGAGGCGAGCACTCGCGGTAATCGCGCGGCTGCACTGCTGGGGCGATGGGGCTTTATCGTCATCGGGCTCGGTGCCGCAGCCGGAGCCATCATCCTGCGACACAAAGGCATGCTGACCGATTATGACTTCCGTACCACGATCCTGACGCTGCTCCTGACTGAGCTGGTGGTGATTCTGCTGATCGCGATCTACATGAGTGCCGGCAGCGTGAGTCGAGAACGGGAGGATGGAACGCTTGATCTCCTGCTCACTACGCCGATCACACCACGGCTTTACCTCTGGGGGAAACTACGCGGCCTCATCAGTTTTCTGGCGATGCTGCTCTCTGTCCCCGTCCTTACCGTGACGATGCTTGCGATCTATACCTTCATTGGTCAGCGACTCCACTGGCAGCAGGTCGAAGTGACTCGCTATCGCAACACGATCCAGGTACGCGGATCGCTTATGTTTCCCGAAGCGCCGCTCCTGCTGGCGATGGTGATTGTGCCCGCCATCGCCACCTGCGTGGTTTGGGGTATGAGATGCAGCATCACATCGAAGGGCGTGCTCGGCGCGGTAACCAAGAGCGTTGGGCTGATTGGAGCTTTGATGGCTGTCGGCGGGTTCTGCGGCTGGACCGCAGCGGATTCGATTCCTGTTGTAGGTGCGTTGATGAACGCTCTGAGTCCGACCACCGGCTTGGTAATGGTGGTCGATCCGTGGAGCCTGGCGTCGTTTATCGATAACCCGGGTGTAGGCAGGATCAGTCTGCTTTTTGCGGGACTGATCGCCGTCGCCGTACACAGCATCGTGGTTTACTCGCTGCTGACGACGATGGTGGGAACTTTTGACAAGAGCGTGCGCGAGTTGGCGGGTGCCGCTTGA
- the lptB gene encoding LPS export ABC transporter ATP-binding protein, protein MFILKAQNLVKKYSGRTVVDRVSFDVSEGEIVGLLGRNGAGKTTSFRMTIGMITPEAGQVIFNGQDVSKLPMYQRAQRGMGYLSQEPSIFQRLTVEENLMAILEFRPLNRAQRKQRAEELMAQFGLTKLRTQDARTLSGGERRKLEIARSLITEPSLILLDEPFSGVDPIAVEDLQKEIRTLRDTQKIAMLVTDHNVHHILAVCDRVYVIFDGTVRAEGTPKEIINNDMVRKLYLGSTFKGDEFD, encoded by the coding sequence ATGTTCATTCTCAAGGCACAAAATCTAGTCAAGAAATACAGCGGGCGCACAGTCGTGGACCGTGTCTCGTTCGATGTTTCCGAAGGTGAGATTGTCGGCCTGCTCGGGCGCAACGGCGCTGGGAAAACCACGAGCTTCCGCATGACGATCGGCATGATCACTCCCGAAGCCGGCCAGGTGATCTTTAACGGTCAGGATGTTTCCAAGCTGCCGATGTATCAGCGGGCGCAGCGTGGGATGGGATACCTGTCACAGGAACCAAGCATTTTTCAGCGGCTTACCGTCGAAGAAAACCTGATGGCGATCCTGGAGTTTCGGCCGCTCAACCGAGCGCAACGCAAGCAACGTGCCGAAGAGCTTATGGCACAGTTCGGCCTCACAAAGCTGCGCACTCAGGATGCACGCACGCTTTCCGGCGGAGAACGTCGAAAACTTGAAATCGCCCGCTCTCTCATCACCGAGCCTTCGCTGATTCTGCTGGATGAGCCGTTCTCAGGCGTCGATCCCATCGCGGTCGAAGATCTCCAGAAAGAAATCCGCACGCTGCGCGACACACAGAAAATTGCGATGCTCGTGACCGACCATAACGTGCATCACATCCTCGCTGTGTGCGATCGTGTTTACGTGATTTTCGACGGCACCGTACGGGCGGAAGGAACACCCAAGGAAATCATCAACAATGACATGGTGCGAAAACTCTATCTGGGAAGCACCTTCAAGGGTGATGAGTTTGATTGA
- a CDS encoding rRNA pseudouridine synthase has translation MSFKRSPASKRMSRGHIPAELTDAQRGVRLQRVIADSGVASRRDAEALIAQGRVTVNGKVVSALPAWVDPFKDRIEVRGVPIPRPVRSGGDQSSAKHNHIYVILNKPRRVISTSRDDIGRASVVDLVDLPDNMARRIFPVGRLDADSTGLILLTNDGELANRLTHPRYEISKEYVVSIRGHLTPEDVEKLKRGIFLAHPVKKNRSTKPGGKGENDDLPGVKVKKAAMSEVRFLGHDRDEQRGDRTQLRITLREGQNREIRRLIARLGYNVRRLQRVAIGPIQLKGLAPGAWRLLSGIEINRLKRAAGLK, from the coding sequence ATGAGTTTCAAGCGCAGCCCCGCGAGTAAACGCATGTCGCGCGGGCATATCCCCGCCGAGCTGACCGACGCCCAGCGAGGCGTGCGGCTCCAGCGAGTCATCGCCGATTCGGGTGTCGCTTCACGCCGTGATGCGGAAGCCTTGATCGCCCAGGGCAGGGTGACCGTCAACGGCAAGGTGGTCAGCGCGCTGCCCGCATGGGTTGATCCATTCAAGGATCGCATTGAAGTGCGCGGCGTGCCGATCCCCAGACCCGTGCGTTCCGGTGGCGATCAAAGCAGCGCAAAGCACAATCATATTTACGTCATCCTCAATAAACCTCGCCGGGTGATTTCCACCAGTCGAGACGATATCGGTCGCGCAAGCGTGGTGGACCTTGTTGATCTGCCTGACAACATGGCACGGCGTATTTTTCCCGTCGGACGACTCGACGCGGACTCGACCGGACTGATCCTGCTGACTAATGACGGCGAGTTGGCGAATCGGCTCACCCACCCGCGCTATGAAATCAGCAAGGAATATGTGGTTTCCATCCGAGGGCATCTGACCCCGGAGGATGTGGAGAAGCTCAAGCGCGGAATCTTTCTTGCCCATCCGGTGAAGAAAAACCGAAGTACGAAACCCGGAGGTAAGGGCGAGAACGACGATCTGCCGGGGGTGAAGGTAAAAAAGGCCGCGATGTCTGAAGTCCGATTTCTCGGTCACGATCGTGATGAACAGCGCGGCGACCGCACGCAACTGCGCATCACGCTCCGCGAAGGTCAGAACAGAGAAATCCGACGCCTCATCGCACGATTAGGCTATAACGTCCGCCGACTTCAGCGCGTCGCCATCGGCCCCATCCAGCTCAAGGGACTCGCTCCCGGTGCGTGGCGGTTGCTCAGCGGTATCGAGATCAACCGGCTCAAGCGAGCAGCGGGCTTGAAATAG
- a CDS encoding phytanoyl-CoA dioxygenase family protein, with product MPTAAAARPMRLSTDQLEQYHRDGYIVVEDLLTAGEVEALRNRVREYTHGDRPRDQIVIQTEPRVQRGELKVDHPGDAIRKIDGLVQSDDLFQKLGLHDNIVGIIEQILGPDLKMFRNSMLLKPPGVGSAKGMHQDSPYWPIEPMDLCSCWFALDDATIENGCMGVIPAGQTQGPLPHNHVTDDYVIEESAYDISKMVLAPIRAGGGLFFHSLIPHYTAPNRSTKWRRAIALSYMRSTSRYTAEGDGPVYFPVKGKTYPGCVR from the coding sequence GTGCCAACTGCCGCTGCTGCTCGACCGATGCGTCTCAGTACCGACCAGCTTGAGCAATACCACCGCGACGGCTACATCGTCGTTGAAGACCTGCTGACAGCCGGAGAAGTCGAGGCACTGCGCAATCGTGTGCGTGAATACACGCATGGCGATCGTCCGCGCGATCAAATCGTCATCCAGACCGAGCCGCGGGTGCAGCGAGGAGAGTTAAAGGTGGATCATCCCGGCGACGCTATTCGGAAAATCGACGGCCTCGTCCAGAGCGATGACCTTTTCCAGAAACTAGGACTGCACGACAACATCGTCGGCATCATTGAACAGATTCTCGGCCCGGACCTGAAGATGTTTCGCAATTCGATGCTGCTCAAGCCGCCGGGTGTCGGTTCCGCCAAGGGCATGCATCAGGATTCGCCCTATTGGCCGATTGAGCCGATGGACCTGTGCTCCTGCTGGTTTGCTCTCGACGATGCGACGATCGAAAACGGCTGTATGGGTGTGATACCTGCGGGGCAGACCCAAGGGCCGCTACCTCATAATCACGTCACCGATGACTATGTGATCGAAGAATCAGCCTACGACATCAGCAAGATGGTTCTTGCGCCCATCCGTGCGGGCGGAGGGCTTTTTTTCCACTCGCTTATTCCGCATTACACCGCGCCCAATCGCAGCACCAAATGGCGTCGTGCGATCGCTCTCTCCTATATGCGGAGTACCAGCAGGTACACAGCAGAGGGTGACGGGCCGGTGTATTTCCCGGTCAAAGGCAAAACGTATCCGGGCTGTGTGCGGTGA
- a CDS encoding VanZ family protein, whose product MLAYGTLTPFAINPEARNGKWLFNMVLSWIIEPRWDYRLHGDYSSLGFNNALNDIMINLALYAPLGLLIRLTLIKRKWSAGAHILGATLAAGLVSWLLEGCQNLTLDRIASLKDVVTNTAGGFVGALLAVWLRSVGIATVFFFYRKLAFPLYHTREWLARRRRHPAMAATVVMANIAILVWASMQWMNAAPARAHAAISSQGDAMIQWMPFAQQFSRSYDVAAVQLGRWLVIYVLVGALLSLGCVSVANRRGMGWLVFATALVAALNEAARLIFARTAADVTGPALAIIGALAVATTAFLLADAVSLACRRRVQVPVAVERRRIPHQYKQPA is encoded by the coding sequence ATGCTTGCTTACGGCACGCTGACGCCCTTTGCGATCAACCCCGAAGCACGCAATGGGAAGTGGCTTTTCAACATGGTGCTCTCCTGGATTATCGAACCGCGTTGGGACTACCGGCTGCATGGCGATTATTCCTCGCTGGGATTCAACAACGCGCTTAACGACATCATGATTAACCTAGCGCTCTATGCGCCTCTCGGATTACTGATCCGTCTGACGCTGATAAAACGCAAGTGGTCGGCGGGCGCGCATATTCTCGGGGCAACACTCGCAGCCGGTCTGGTGAGCTGGCTACTCGAAGGCTGTCAAAACCTGACGCTCGACCGCATCGCATCGTTGAAGGATGTCGTGACCAACACGGCGGGCGGGTTCGTAGGCGCACTGCTGGCCGTCTGGCTGCGCAGTGTGGGTATCGCAACCGTGTTTTTCTTTTACCGGAAGCTCGCTTTTCCTCTGTACCACACACGGGAATGGCTGGCGAGACGTCGCAGGCATCCCGCCATGGCGGCGACGGTGGTGATGGCGAATATCGCAATCCTTGTGTGGGCCTCCATGCAATGGATGAACGCTGCACCGGCCCGCGCCCATGCGGCGATCTCGTCACAGGGCGACGCGATGATTCAGTGGATGCCGTTTGCGCAGCAATTTTCCCGTTCCTATGACGTGGCTGCGGTGCAACTTGGCCGCTGGCTTGTGATCTACGTGCTCGTCGGAGCTTTGCTCTCGCTGGGATGCGTCTCTGTCGCCAACCGTCGCGGCATGGGTTGGCTGGTTTTCGCCACGGCACTCGTTGCTGCACTCAACGAGGCTGCCCGTCTGATCTTCGCTCGTACAGCGGCTGATGTGACCGGTCCCGCACTGGCAATCATTGGTGCTCTCGCGGTGGCGACGACGGCTTTTCTTCTGGCGGATGCCGTTTCGCTCGCTTGCCGCCGTCGTGTGCAGGTGCCTGTGGCCGTCGAACGCCGGCGCATTCCTCATCAATACAAACAGCCAGCCTGA